The DNA sequence AGGGCGACCCGGCGGACCTGATCGTCGTGGACGATCTGGACCGCTTCACGGTTCTGGAAACGTATATCGACGGCCGTCTTGTGGCCCGAAACGGGCAAAGCCTGCTGGAGCCGGTGGCCGCGAAACCAGTGAATATTTTCCGGGCCCGGCCGGTTACCGTGCCGGATTTGGCCGTGCCGGCCCGCTCGGAAACCATCCGGGTGATCCAGGCCCTGGACGGCCAGCTGGTCACCGAGGCGACCACGGCCAGGGTCCGGAACGAGGGCGGGATGGCCGTCAGCGACCCGGATCGGGACATCCTGAAAATCATGGTCCTGCAGCGCTACCATCCGGCCCCGCCGGCCCTGGCCTTCATCCAGGGCTTTGGCCTGCAGGCCGGGGCCCTGGCCTCGACCATCGCCCACGACAGTCACAACATCATCGCCGTGGGCGCAAGCGACGCGGACATGGTCCGGGCTGTGAACCTCCTGGTGGAGCATCGGGGCGGAATCAGCGTGGCCCAGGGCGAGATGGCCGACGTGCTGCCCCTGCCCTTTGGCGGCCTGATGAGTGGAGACGGGGTCGAGACCGTGGCCGCGGCCTACCAGCGCCTGGACAATGCGGCAAAAACCCTGGGATCCCCCCTGGCCGCGCCGTTCATGACCCTGGCCTTCATGGCCCTGCTGGTCATTCCGGCCCTGAAACTCAGCGACAAAGGCTTGTTCGACGGTACAACGTTTTCTTTCGTGCCGCTGTTTGTCGGGTCGTGATGGGTGGCAGGTGACAGGTGACTGGTGCCAGGGGCCAAGTGCCAGGTGCCAGATGACAGGGGGAGCATTCCGCGTTTTTTTGATGCGCCTTGTCCTTTTAGGCCGCCCCTTCAGGGCTGTTGTTGAGGGGGGGGCGTTTACCCAGGGCGTTGCCCTGGGCTACGGTATTTTGCCCTTTCAGGGCGAATGGAAGCAGAACTTGAGGGGGCTGCTCACAAGGGCTCGCGGATGAAATAGGTGGTCTGCCACGGCGGATGTTGACGAGCCTTCTCATGGAAGGGCGAATGGAAGCAGAACTTGACGGGGCTGCTCACAAGGGCTCGCAGATGAAATAGGTGGTCTGCCACGGCGGATGTTGACGAGCCTTCTCATGGAAGGAATTGTCTGAAGCCCCAAGGGGGCGGCATGTTATAGCCCAGGGCAACGCCCTGGGATGATGATGGTCAAACAAAAAGAGCCCTGTAGGGGCGACCTATCACGCTCGTGACAGGCGTGGCGGCTGTCGGCTAGTCCTGTGCCCGGTTCTGTGCCCGGTCCTGTGCTCGATCCTGGCTCCGGTCCGCTCGCGGCTGGGCGGCTATCACCGCCACCCGCACCGCGCAGGGCCCCCGTTTGTTGCTGCTTTCCAAAAAGGACACCCGGTCGCCCACGGAGAGACGGTTGATTTCCATGTCCAGCAGGTCGCCATAGTGGAAGAACAGGTCCTCCTCCCCGGCTTCCGGACGGATGAAGCCGTAGCCGCCCTGGATGGAGACCACGGTGCCGGTGCGCGACGCTCCGGGATCGGCCCGCGTCGCATCCTGGGAGCGGTACTTTTCCTTGACGAACAGGTCCCGGACGATCTGGTCGTGGTGACGGCCGGGGTCATCGATGACGTCGTTGATCAGGATCGGGTAGGTGGCATTGTCCAGTAAGGCCTGGGATGTCTTGGTCATCCGCTGGTTTCCGTGCTGGTCCTCGGATTCGAATTCACAGCCCAGGACCATCACCCGCGCGCCGATGGTGTTCAGTTTGCGGGTCAGGGGCAGGTAGTCCCCATCCGAGGCAATGAGCACGATCACGTCGTACTTCTTGAAAATGGCCAGTTCAAAAGCCTCAAGGGCCAGCCAGACGTCAATGCCTTTTTCCCCTTCCGGGGACATGGGCAGATAGTGGGTGATCACCCCCTCCTTCATCAGGATGTCGTCAAAGATCCGCTCCTTGAGCAGCAGGTCCCGGGCCTGAGCATCATAGGCCGGCAACCGACCCCGGAAATAGTGCATGTCCACGATCTTGCAGTTCTTGACCGGCTGCTCCTCCCGGGCAGCGACCTCGTGGATGATGAACTGGTGGAGCCCGGTAATGCTGATCCGGGATTGGCGGGAATGGTCGTAGAGGTAGTAGTTGCTGACGTGAAAAAAGAAATTGCCGTCATAAAAGATGCCGATCTTGGTCAGATTTGTATTGGTAATCATGGAGTTCCTGGTAAATGAGTGTTGAAAAAGTCCTTATCCGGCAGTCCGTTCAAAATACCCAAGTGCAAGGAGCAAGTAAAAGCTACCGGACACGTCCTTTGTCCGGCCCCTGCGGGCTGCGGCTTCGCCACATTTTCGATTGCCGTCCTGGAAATCGAATCAAGGTCGAAGGGTAATTATTCATACTTGAGAGTTTGAACTTTTTGCCGCGACGCAGCAGTTGGGAGTTTTTCAACGGACTATTAACGGTTGGTATGACAAGCATTTTTCTGGGTGGCGGTTCCTTGCGGAGCAGGTCCGTGGCGTTGGTCGAGAGTATGACGCGGTAATGACACGATTATGCTATCGCTGGGGTAGGTCGCCCTCAAAGGCCTCTTTCTGCTATCCAGTCTTTGTTATCCCGTCTTTGCCCCAGGGCGTTGCCCTTGGCACGTACTTGTTTCGCCACTTCATGGCTTGATTTCAGCCCCAAAGGGGCGGCATGTTATAGCCCAGGGCAACGCCCTGGGTATTGATGAGATATTGAACCAGCCCTGAAGGGGCGGCATAAAAGCTAAGGCTGATGTGCGGACCACCGAGTCCTGAACCGCTTC is a window from the Desulfonatronum thioautotrophicum genome containing:
- a CDS encoding NYN domain-containing protein, with the protein product MITNTNLTKIGIFYDGNFFFHVSNYYLYDHSRQSRISITGLHQFIIHEVAAREEQPVKNCKIVDMHYFRGRLPAYDAQARDLLLKERIFDDILMKEGVITHYLPMSPEGEKGIDVWLALEAFELAIFKKYDVIVLIASDGDYLPLTRKLNTIGARVMVLGCEFESEDQHGNQRMTKTSQALLDNATYPILINDVIDDPGRHHDQIVRDLFVKEKYRSQDATRADPGASRTGTVVSIQGGYGFIRPEAGEEDLFFHYGDLLDMEINRLSVGDRVSFLESSNKRGPCAVRVAVIAAQPRADRSQDRAQDRAQNRAQD